CTGGTTTATCGCCGCCCGCATCATCTTCCTGATCGACTACCCCAGCGTCAAATGGTATTTTGTACTTATCGCAACCATGTTGCCCATCCTGCTGGGGGGCGTTGTGTATTACCTGATCTATACCGTTACCCGTTACCACCGCATCGTGTTTGTGATTGGCAGCATGGTGCTCCTGGTCTGCTCGCTCCTGGCGGGCCCCCTGTCGCCCATCCTCCCGGACGGGTCTCCTTCCACCAAAGACTTCATGATCCTGACCATCCCGATGCACTGTGTGGCCGCGTTTATGGCGGCGTTCGCGCTGCCGGTGTGGAATCACCTGAATCCGCCGGCGCCACAGGCGGAGCACGCCTAAGGCGCCGCCCATCCAAGAACCGGCCGGCCACCGCCGGAATCTCGTATTTTTGCATCCCATGAAGCATCTGGCCGCGCTGAATAAGTATTTCTGGAAGTACCGTTTCCGTCTCCTGGCGGGTTTGGTCTTTGTCGTCCTTTCGAACTATTTCAGTGTGCTGGCCCCGCTGATCACCAAGTATGTGGTGAACAAGCTGATGCTGCTGCTGTCCCCCGGCACCACGCACGCCTTTCACGAAAGCGTTCAGGACCCACTGGCGCGGGTGTTGATCAACCGGATCGACCGGTGGAATTTTTCAAACGTCGTTGCGCTTTGCGGGGTGACCCTGCTGGTGCTGGCCTTGCTTCGGGGGTTGTTTATGTTTTTTATGCGGCAGACGATCATCGTCATGAGCCGGCACATCGAATTCGACCAGAAGAACGAGGTGTACCAGCATTACCAGCGGCTGGACACGACGTTTTACCGTTCGCACAGCACGGGTGACCTGATGAACCGGATCACGGAGGACGTGAGCCGGGTGCGGATGTTTACGGGGCCGGCCATCATGTACCTGGTGAACCTCCTGGCGTTGATCGGCCTGAGCGTGTATTACATGCTCAAGGATAACGTCGCCCTGACCCTGTATACGCTGGCGCCCCTGCCGTTGCTGGCAGTGACGATTTACTTTGTCAACCAATTGATCCACAAAAAAAGCGAACGCATCCAGGCGTTGCTGAGCGACCTGACCACGAACGCCCAGCAGTCTTATTCGGGGATCCGGGTGATCAAATCCTTTGTCCAGGAAAAGGCGATGCTGGCCTTTTTCCGGAACAGCAGCGAGGAATATAAGACGAACGCCCTGGGGCTGGCCAAGGTAGAGGCCATTTATTTCCCTGCGATGTCTTTCGTAGTGGGGATCAGCACCCTCCTGACCATCCTGATCGGTGGGTTTATGTACATCCGTGACCCGCAGAGCATGACGTTCGGGACCCTGACCGAATTTGTCCTCTTTATCAACATGCTGATGTTCCCGGTCAGCGCCATCGGGTCGGTGGCCAGTATGACCCAGCGGGCGGCGGCTTCCCAGAAACGGCTCAACGAATTCCTTCGTTTGCAGCCGGAGATCCGCGACAAGCCCAAAGCGACCCCCAAAGTGATCGCCGGCGACCTCCACTTCGACCATGTATCTTTTACATATTCCCACACCGGCATCAAAGCCCTGACCGACTTCGACCTGCACATCCGTAAGGGCCAAAAGGTGGCGATCATCGGCCGGACGGGCTCGGGCAAGACGACCGTCGCCCAGTTGCTCCTGCGCATGTTTGACCCGGACCAGGGTGCGGTCAAGGTGGATGGGACGGATATCAGGGACATTACGCTAAAAAGCCTGAGGGAACAGATCAGCTATGTTCCCCAGGACGTCTTCCTGTTTAGCGACACCGTCCGGGGAAACATCCTTTTCGGAAACCCGGTGGCCACCATGGACCAGGTCCGGCAGGCGGCAAAGCAGGCGGTGGTGGACGGGGAGATCGCGGGTTTTGCCGAAGGCTATGACACCATGATCGGGGAGCGGGGCGTAACGCTGAGCGGGGGCCAGAAGCAACGGGTGTCGATCGCCCGGGCGCTGATCAAAGATCCCCGGGTCATCGTCATGGACGACTGTCTGAGCGCCGTGGACGCCCGGACGGAAAGGGAGATCATCGGGCAATTGTACGAATACCTACAGGACAAAACTGCCATCATCATTACCCACCGGATCTTTTCCCTGTTCCAGTTCGACCAGGTCGTGGTTCTGGACGACGGACACATCATTGAAAGGGGTACCCACGATTCCCTCCTGGAGGCGGGGGGATATTACGCCGACCTGTATGCGCGGCAGCGGGAAAGGGACGAACGGCCGTCCGAGGAAGAGGTCACCCAAGAAAAATAGTGTGTCGATGGGCGTTTACACCCTTTAAGATTGAACGTTTTGGCTATTTTGGAATTCATGTTAAAATTTTGTCAATTAAAAAAGAAGTATATCTTTGTCCAAACTAAAACTTACAACTGTGGCGTACGAAAACACTGACAAAAGAATGGAAAGCGTGTACAGCAAGCGCATCAGGGCTGGGAAGCGGAGGACATATTTCTTTGACGTCCGTGCTACCAGGGGAAATGACTACTACCTCACCATCACCGAAAGCCGCAAGCGTTTTAACGACAACGGCTACGATCGCCATAAGATCTTTCTATATAAAGAGGACTTCAACAAATTCCTTGGGGGTCTTAACGAAGCCGTCAACTATGTCAAGACCGAGTTGATGCCGGACTTCGACTTCGACGCCTACAACCACGATAACGACAACGAACGCAGCGACAACGATTACGATATCCAGGAGGAATCCACCTCGATCACCATCGTTGAACAGACCGTTGTCCACGTGCAGCAGCCGGCTCCCGCCCCGGCGCCCGCATCGACGGAAGAGGTCGACAAATGGTAAAATATCCACAGTGTTATAAAAAAAAGGCTCCCCGAGGGGAGCCTTTTTTATTAGATAGTCATGATGTTCAGGTGATGGTTAGGATCGCGACCCGTCCATACCACACCCAGGTCGCCGAAATAGCAGGACGTAAGCATCGGTGTAAAGTCCGAGCTGTCCCAGAAGGTGACCTTATTGTCGAAACGGATACCGTCCGCCGACTGCATGATGTTGAGGCTATGGTTGGGATCGGTGCCGCTCCAGCTCAGGTAGAGCTTATCCTCGTATACTATAAGGCCGGGGCCGGCGACGGCCGTATCGGACAGCGTGACCTTGTTCTGCCAGGTGGCGCCAAAGTCGCGGGTGGACATGACGTTCAGGCTTCTTGCCATATCCGTACCGGTCCAGGCAATATACAGCCTGTCCTTGTAGGGCATGAGGGCCGGGGAACTGATGGATGTTTCGTTGAGGATCCGTTTGTCGCGCCAGGTGATGCCGTCGGCGGAAAACAGTACGTTCAGGTGTTGCTGCGGATCGGCACCCGTCCAACATAAGACGAGGTTATCGCCATCAGCGGCCAGCCACGGGCGGGAGATGCTGGTTTCGGGCAGCGTTATCTTGTGTTCCCACTGAAGACCGTCTGCGGAGGACATGACGTTGAGCATCCGGTTATCGCCGCCCGCCCAGGCCATGTACAACCGGCCCGAAAAGGAACAGAGGGACACCCCCGTCGGCGACGTGTCCGCCAGCGTTATTTTGTCAAACCACACGTCTTCCTCCTGTGACTGGATGACGTTGAGGTGGTGTACAGGATCGGTGCCTGCCCAGGCCACCACCACTTTGTTCATGAATTCAACCGCCCCCGGGGACTGCACGGCCGTGTCGTTCATGATTTGTTTGAACCGGTAAAAGATGTCCACTTCCCCGGTTACCGCCGAGTTGCTTACCACCACGCAGTGCTGGCCGCAGTCGGTTACGGCGTCGACCGGTGTCCAGTTCAGCCGCGGCGTGCCGTTGCCGGTGACGATGTTGATCCCCCTGAACCTTGTGTCATACACGGAAGGATAGTCCGCAAAGTTGTCGACAGCGTAAGCCTCCAGTGTCTGGGCGCACCACAACAGTTCATTGATGCCGTTGACGTTTAACAGGGTCCCGTTGATGCCTTCGAACCCGCAGGTATAATTATACAGGTTACCGGTTTGACCCGTGCACCGGATCACCCCGGTCAATACGTCTCCGGCGTTGACGGGTACCAGAGGGGTAAAAAAGGCATTTCCCCCCGCAGTGACATACCAGGAAGCCACGCTCCAGGTGTTACCGCCCCCTGCAGCGGACGGCCCCCATTGCAGCACGGGTTGAAGAATGCCGTAATTGGCGCCAAAATTCTGGATGCCGTTAAAAAGGAAGATGGTCTGGTTGTTCCGGGACTCCGGCTCCGGCGGCACCTGCCAGTTGCATTTGAAAAGGGCGATGGGCTGACCGGTGCCGTTGTTCCAGTAAGCGTAGGAGATCCAGCCGCTGCCCAGCGCGGGTACTTCGTCCGGTTGCGCCGCCTGGTGTGCCAGCTTGTTTACGACAATACCGGTATCCCGCTCCATGATGCGGATGTCCGGCCCGTCCATTTGCAAAAGTTGCCCCGTTTCCATCTGGTGGATGAGGATGGACGGGCGAAACCCACCGGGTGTGAGGATCAACCCCCTGGCCGTCATTTCATCGCGAAGTGCGGGCCGGGAGGGGAGTTGTTTTCGTGGGATCAGGTTGGGACGTCCGAGGTCGTCGAACTGAATAATCTTCTCGGGATATACAGGAACGATCCTTTCCCGGGAAATAGGCCCCCCTGGTGCAATCAGGGTGTCACCGTTTTCCTGTCTTCTTTTGGTAGACATAAACGATTAGTTTAAAAGGTTAACAAAAAGGCGCGTCGAGAGAGAGAAGTGCTGTGGTCTTGTGGAGATCCGGGCGTGAAGCGTGGTAAAGCTAGAAATAATTATGGGCAAAAAAAAAGGCGTCCTTGGTGTTGGACGCCCTTTTTTTATTTTTTGGTTAAGCCTTTCGCCATTTCTTATACGCGTTGATCAACCCGTTGGTCGACGCGTCGTGCGCCGTTACAGGCTCGTCGCCGGTGAGCTCCGGCAGGATCTTGCCAGCCAGTTGTTTGCCCAGCTCTACCCCCCATTGGTCAAAGGTGAAGATGTTCCAGATGACGCCCTGGACAAAGATCTTGTGCTCGTACAGCGCGATGAGCTGTCCGAGGGT
This region of Dinghuibacter silviterrae genomic DNA includes:
- a CDS encoding ABC transporter ATP-binding protein, with amino-acid sequence MKHLAALNKYFWKYRFRLLAGLVFVVLSNYFSVLAPLITKYVVNKLMLLLSPGTTHAFHESVQDPLARVLINRIDRWNFSNVVALCGVTLLVLALLRGLFMFFMRQTIIVMSRHIEFDQKNEVYQHYQRLDTTFYRSHSTGDLMNRITEDVSRVRMFTGPAIMYLVNLLALIGLSVYYMLKDNVALTLYTLAPLPLLAVTIYFVNQLIHKKSERIQALLSDLTTNAQQSYSGIRVIKSFVQEKAMLAFFRNSSEEYKTNALGLAKVEAIYFPAMSFVVGISTLLTILIGGFMYIRDPQSMTFGTLTEFVLFINMLMFPVSAIGSVASMTQRAAASQKRLNEFLRLQPEIRDKPKATPKVIAGDLHFDHVSFTYSHTGIKALTDFDLHIRKGQKVAIIGRTGSGKTTVAQLLLRMFDPDQGAVKVDGTDIRDITLKSLREQISYVPQDVFLFSDTVRGNILFGNPVATMDQVRQAAKQAVVDGEIAGFAEGYDTMIGERGVTLSGGQKQRVSIARALIKDPRVIVMDDCLSAVDARTEREIIGQLYEYLQDKTAIIITHRIFSLFQFDQVVVLDDGHIIERGTHDSLLEAGGYYADLYARQRERDERPSEEEVTQEK
- a CDS encoding DUF3276 family protein — translated: MAYENTDKRMESVYSKRIRAGKRRTYFFDVRATRGNDYYLTITESRKRFNDNGYDRHKIFLYKEDFNKFLGGLNEAVNYVKTELMPDFDFDAYNHDNDNERSDNDYDIQEESTSITIVEQTVVHVQQPAPAPAPASTEEVDKW